TTTGTGCTTGACTAAGCAATCGCCAAGCTCGTAACATGCATAGAACTGCACAAAGCAGGAAAGAACAGCAGTCTCATTCCAACGATGGGAGAATCATGGGCAAGGAAGCTCGGCGGTCGTTCAAGCGATCGCGATGGATGTTCGCCGCCGCCGCGACCGTGTCGGCGGCCGCGCTTGCGCTGACGGGGTGTAGCAGCGGGAGCCCCAGCAGCAACGACACCAATCAGAAGGTCACGCTCACCTTTTCGCAATGGTGGGCACCAGAAATGCCAAGTGGTGCGCTGCAGAAAATCGCGGATGACTTCCACAAGGAGCATCCGAACATTACGGTCAAGCTGATCAGTGCACCGTTCGCATCACTGCAGACACAGACTATCTCGCAGGCCGCCTCGGGCACACTACCGGACATCGTCGGTCTGGATGGGTCGTGGGTGAACCCCCTGTATAAGCAGGGCGCGCTGTACAACCTCACCAACGCGATGACGGCGGCGAAGTACAACGACAGTGAACTGGCCAGTCAGGTTGGGTTCAAGGGCAGCACGTACATGATCCCGGTGGTCAACTTCGTCTACCCGCTTTTCACGAACGACGCGATCATGGCCAAGGCAGGCATCACATCCCCGCCGGCGGCATGGAGTCAGTTCACCGACGATGCCAAGAAGATCAGCCAAGCGGACAGCGGCGCCAAGGGCTGGGTCGTGCCATTGGGTACAACCAATCCCAACGGAGTTCAGAACGACATTCTGTCGTGGGCCTGGGCTTCTGGTGGCAGCATGCTCAAGGACGGGCAACCTGACCTCACGAACAACGCGGACGTCACGGGCGCTGTCGATATGGTCAAGGACCTCGTCAATTCGAACGATGTCCTCCCGGGTGCGAACAGTCTGCAGGAGACGGACAAGGTCACGAACTTCATCAACGGTCGCGTCGGGATGATGATCGACTCTCTCGCGCATGTCACCACTATCACGAAGGGCGCGCCGGACCTGAAGTTCCACGTGTCGGCACAGCCTGTGAAGGACGGCTACACCGGAACGAAGGGTATGCTCACCGCCTCCTGGGGGATCGGCATCTCGGCGAAGACCCAGCACGCGACTCAAGCGTGGGAGTTCATCCAGTACCTGATGAGCAAGGACGCGAACTCCAACCTCTCCACGCTGGCCAACGGCTTCCCCGGTAACAAGACGTCGAGGCCCGATTTCAGTGGTGCCGACCCGCACTTCCAGGCCGCGTTCAGCATTTATCAGAACAGTAAGCCGGTCAACGAGTTCACCGGCCTGCCTGCAGCCGATCAACTCATGACCTCATTCCTCACCGAATTTCAGAAGTCGGTTGCGGGGCAGGAGTCGACTTCGACGATGCTCCAAAACGTCCAAGCCCAGTGGAAGAAGCAATTCTGATCTGCACCTGAGGTGCAGAACGGGCGGCCGGCACGGCTCCACAGCTGCGGTCGGCCGCCCGGAAAGGGATCATCATGACCACATCACCACCTGACACGGTGATGATCACAACACCGGCGCCACGCGACCCGTCGCGCCCGCGCCGCGGTCGGCGCGGACGAGCCGAGCCGTACTTGCTGATTGCACCGACCGTGCTGCTCGTCGTCGGCCTCATGGTCGTGCCGGTAGTCATCGTCATCGCGTACTCACTCTTCGACAACGTGGTCACGAACCAGAACCCGCAGTTCGTCGGGCTCGCCAACTACCTCACGATCCTGACCGACCCGAACTTCTGGAATTCGGTCAGCAACACGGTGATCTTCACCGTAGCCAGCGTCGTCATCCACATGGGCATTGGCGTCGGTTTCGCGCTGATGCTCAACTCGAAGCTCGTGCACACGCTGCCGCGGGCGATCTTCCGGGCGATCTACATTCTGCCTTGGATCTTCACCGCGTCCGTCGTTGCGGTGCTATGGCGTCTGCTGCTCGACCCCTCCGGCGTCATCAACTACCTCCTGCAGACGCTGGGCGTCCTGCAGGAGGCAGTCCCGTGGCTTGCCACGCCCGCGACTGCCCTCCTAGCGGTCACGGTCATCAACATTTGGTCTGGCTACCCGTTCTTCATGATCAGCTTGCTCGCCGGGCTGCAAGGCGTGCCCGGGGATCTCTACGAGGCCGCACGGGTGGACGGTGCTGGACTCATCCGCCAGTTTTTCAGCGTGACGCTGCCGGCGCTACGGCCGATCCTGCTCAGCATGGCGCTGCTCGACTTGCTGTGGACCACGCAGCAGTTCACCTTGATCTGGGCCACCACCGGAGGGGGACCGATCAATCACACGGAAGTGCTCAGCACCTATACCTACAAGCTCGCGTTTAACAGCTACCAGTTCTCACTAGCATCGACGAGCGCGGTCCTGATCCTCGTCGCGTCTCTGTTCGTCGCGGTCTTTTACGTACGTCAGCAGAAGAAGGCGAGCCAGTTTTGAGCATCGCAATGAAATCCCGCACGAAACGCAACGCCGGGCGTGTCTTCATCTACCTCGCACTGCTGATCGGCGCCGTTTTCGCAGCCTTCCCAGTGTTATGGATGCTGTCGAGTTCGTTCAAATCGAACGCGAACATCTTCGCCTACCCACCCAGGCTCTTCGACAGCTCGTTTTCATTCGAGCCTTACGTCGCCGTCCTCACCGACCCGGTTAAAATCGGCTACTTCGTCAATAGCTACATCGTCGCAATCTGCGTCGTCGTCATCACGCTGGTCATCGCACTTCTGGCCGCGTTCGTGTTCAGCCGGTACGAGTTCAAGTTCAAGTCGATCATCCGGGTGGTGATCATCGGCGTCCAGGCAGTGCCACCAATCACGTTGCTGATCCCATTCTTCGGGATCATGGTCGCGCTGCACCTCTACAACACCTATCAGGGACTCATCCTTACGTACGTCGTGTTCACGCTGCCGTACGCGATTATCATGATGACCGCCTACTTCGACAGCCTTCCGCGCGAACTCGACGAAGCAGCAAGGGTGGACGGCGCCGGACCCATTTCAGTGCTCTGGCGCATCCTCGTGCCCGTCTCCGTACCGGGCATGGTCTCCGTCGGTCTGTACACGTTCATGATCTCGTGGAACGAATACCTCTTCGCACTCACCCTCACCCAGACCGACGACCGACGGACGGTGCCGGTCGGCATCCAACTTCTCATGGGGCAGAACAACTACCTGTGGAACGAAGTCATGGCCATGAGCATCCTCGGATCCATTCCCGTGCTCGTTCTGTTCCTCATTTTCCAGCGCTATTTCATCGGCGGTCTCGCGGCCGGTGCCGTGAAATCCTGACCAGCTCGGTCAAACCCAGACCCACAACAGAAAGAGAAAACCGTGCTATACAAAGGAAAGTCCATCCTCGACGTCGCAAACGCGCACAACTTCGCGATCCCGGCCTTCAACATCAGCGACTGGGCGATGTTCAACGGCGTCATGGACATCAGCGAGGAATTGGCGGCACCGGTCATCATCGCAATCCACCCCGACGAGGTCGCGCATATCACGACTGATCTCATCCCCGCCATGCACTCCCGCGCGCACCGCTCGAGCGTT
The Rathayibacter sp. SW19 DNA segment above includes these coding regions:
- a CDS encoding carbohydrate ABC transporter permease — encoded protein: MTTSPPDTVMITTPAPRDPSRPRRGRRGRAEPYLLIAPTVLLVVGLMVVPVVIVIAYSLFDNVVTNQNPQFVGLANYLTILTDPNFWNSVSNTVIFTVASVVIHMGIGVGFALMLNSKLVHTLPRAIFRAIYILPWIFTASVVAVLWRLLLDPSGVINYLLQTLGVLQEAVPWLATPATALLAVTVINIWSGYPFFMISLLAGLQGVPGDLYEAARVDGAGLIRQFFSVTLPALRPILLSMALLDLLWTTQQFTLIWATTGGGPINHTEVLSTYTYKLAFNSYQFSLASTSAVLILVASLFVAVFYVRQQKKASQF
- a CDS encoding ABC transporter substrate-binding protein, translated to MGKEARRSFKRSRWMFAAAATVSAAALALTGCSSGSPSSNDTNQKVTLTFSQWWAPEMPSGALQKIADDFHKEHPNITVKLISAPFASLQTQTISQAASGTLPDIVGLDGSWVNPLYKQGALYNLTNAMTAAKYNDSELASQVGFKGSTYMIPVVNFVYPLFTNDAIMAKAGITSPPAAWSQFTDDAKKISQADSGAKGWVVPLGTTNPNGVQNDILSWAWASGGSMLKDGQPDLTNNADVTGAVDMVKDLVNSNDVLPGANSLQETDKVTNFINGRVGMMIDSLAHVTTITKGAPDLKFHVSAQPVKDGYTGTKGMLTASWGIGISAKTQHATQAWEFIQYLMSKDANSNLSTLANGFPGNKTSRPDFSGADPHFQAAFSIYQNSKPVNEFTGLPAADQLMTSFLTEFQKSVAGQESTSTMLQNVQAQWKKQF
- a CDS encoding carbohydrate ABC transporter permease, giving the protein MKSRTKRNAGRVFIYLALLIGAVFAAFPVLWMLSSSFKSNANIFAYPPRLFDSSFSFEPYVAVLTDPVKIGYFVNSYIVAICVVVITLVIALLAAFVFSRYEFKFKSIIRVVIIGVQAVPPITLLIPFFGIMVALHLYNTYQGLILTYVVFTLPYAIIMMTAYFDSLPRELDEAARVDGAGPISVLWRILVPVSVPGMVSVGLYTFMISWNEYLFALTLTQTDDRRTVPVGIQLLMGQNNYLWNEVMAMSILGSIPVLVLFLIFQRYFIGGLAAGAVKS